The following proteins are co-located in the Solanum pennellii chromosome 1, SPENNV200 genome:
- the LOC107012639 gene encoding UPF0496 protein At4g34320-like, with protein MGGHMSKKPGETSAAIDNLQYKIELNSYEAACRIDTDLQSFDTNLQARTSHVINTLADGVEVRALSFDSLREVTGCLLEMNQEVVKVILDCKKDIWKNQELFELVEEYFDNSLKTLDFLAALEKCLKRARDSQLLILVALQQFEEESGVEGNRYTKTLEELKNFRAAGDPFTEDFFQIFQSVYTQQMLMLEKLQLKKNKLDKRLKYIHAWRKVSNIIFVATFAAVLICSVVAAAIAAPPVASALAAAASIPLGSMGKWIDSLLKNYEDAVKGQKELVNTMHVGTFITIKDLDSIRVLIDRLEIEIESLLKKVEFAIDEDAVKVAIEEIRKKLDVFMKNVEDLGMQADVCSRDIRRARTVILQRIIKPPNH; from the coding sequence ATGGGAGGACACATGAGCAAAAAGCCTGGTGAAACTTCAGCTGCAATCGACAATCTGCAGTATAAAATTGAGCTGAATTCATATGAAGCTGCGTGCAGGATTGACACAGACTTACAATCCTTTGATACAAATCTACAAGCTCGAACCAGTCATGTTATCAATACCCTTGCTGATGGGGTTGAAGTTAGAGCACTTTCGTTTGATTCCTTGAGGGAAGTAACTGGATGCCTTTTGGAAATGAATCAGGAAGTTGTGAAGGTGATATTGGATTGCAAGAAAGACATATGGAAGAATCAAGAATTGTTTGAGCTAGTTGAGGAATATTTTGACAATAGCCTCAAAACTCTGGATTTCCTTGCTGCTTTAGAGAAATGTCTAAAACGTGCTCGGGATAGCCAGTTGCTGATTCTTGTAGCACTTCAACAATTTGAAgaggaaagtggggttgaaggGAATAGATATACCAAGACTTTAGAGGAACTGAAGAATTTCAGAGCTGCAGGAGATCCTTTCACAGAggattttttccaaatattccAGTCTGTTTATACACAGCAAATGCTGATGCTTGAAAAGCTGCAGCTGAAAAAGAACAAGCTTGATAAGAGGCTTAAGTACATCCATGCTTGGAGGAAGGTGTCAAACATTATATTTGTGGCTACATTTGCAGCTGTTTTGATTTGCTCAGTAGTGGCTGCTGCTATAGCTGCACCTCCGGTCGCATCTGCTCTGGCTGCTGCAGCATCGATTCCATTGGGCTCAATGGGCAAATGGATAGATTCCCTTCTCAAGAACTATGAAGATGCTGTCAAAGGGCAGAAAGAATTGGTCAATACAATGCATGTAGGTACTTTTATCACAATTAAGGATTTGGACAGTATCAGGGTGCTTATAGATCGATTGGAAATCGAGATTGAATCACTCTTGAAGAAAGTTGAGTTTGCTATTGATGAAGATGCTGTTAAGGTTGCTATAGAAGAGATCAGGAAAAAGCTTGATGTCTTTATGAAGAATGTTGAAGATCTTGGAATGCAAGCTGATGTGTGTAGCAGGGATATTCGTCGAGCCAGGACTGTTATCTTACAAAGAATCATCAAACCCCCAAACCATTGA
- the LOC107028534 gene encoding putative lipid-transfer protein DIR1 gives MEAKQNLVIFVATLVIVAAIGIEMASADSLCGLTINDLMTCKSAVSGPKPLPPSDKCCAALTKADLPCLCTFKNSPMLSTFKINSTLAMDLPSKCKLDSPNCSA, from the coding sequence ATGGAAGCAAAGCAAAACTTGGTCATATTTGTTGCAACATTGGTTATAGTTGCAGCCATTGGAATTGAAATGGCCAGTGCAGATTCCTTGTGTGGTTTAACAATAAATGATTTAATGACATGTAAGTCAGCAGTATCTGGGCCCAAACCATTGCCACCATCTGATAAATGTTGTGCTGCTTTAACCAAAGCAGATTTGCCTTGCCTTTGCACTTTCAAGAATAGTCCAATGTTGTCTACTTTCAAGATTAATTCAACTCTTGCTATGGATCTTCCATCTAAATGCAAACTTGATTCACCTAATTGCTCCGcttaa